Proteins encoded in a region of the Gallalistipes aquisgranensis genome:
- the dinB gene encoding DNA polymerase IV, whose translation MPERKIIHIDMDAFYASIEQRDRPELRGLPVAVGYAGPRGVVATASYEARRYGVHSAISSVRALRLCPQLVFIPSRMEVYKAVSQQIRAIFYDYTELVEPLSLDEAFLDVTHLPSATLAAREIKARILAETGLTASAGVSVNKMLAKIASDYRKPDGLFVIEPRMVDGFVAGLPVERFFGIGEVTARKMHRLGIRTGAELRERSEEELVRHFGKAGHAYYGYARGIDPRAVEPNRIRKSLGAENTFAEDTDDRERLLAELGAVREEVWRRVSKYGFRGRTVVLKLKYDDFRQITRSHTLPGPVETPEQLERVAGELLGGVDFGGRKVRLVGLAVANAPETAPVYVQLRFDFGEGPEERPVGER comes from the coding sequence ATGCCGGAGCGGAAGATCATACATATCGACATGGACGCCTTCTATGCCTCCATCGAGCAGCGGGACCGTCCCGAACTGCGGGGACTGCCCGTGGCCGTGGGGTATGCCGGTCCGCGCGGCGTGGTGGCGACGGCCAGCTACGAGGCGCGTCGCTACGGGGTGCATTCGGCCATCTCCTCGGTGCGTGCCCTGCGCCTCTGTCCGCAACTGGTCTTCATCCCCTCGCGCATGGAGGTCTACAAGGCCGTGTCGCAGCAGATACGGGCCATCTTCTACGACTACACGGAGCTGGTGGAGCCGCTTTCTCTGGACGAGGCTTTCCTGGACGTGACGCATCTGCCTTCGGCCACGCTCGCGGCCCGCGAGATCAAGGCCCGCATCCTGGCGGAGACCGGGCTCACGGCTTCGGCGGGCGTGTCGGTGAACAAGATGCTGGCCAAGATCGCCTCGGACTACCGCAAGCCCGACGGACTGTTCGTGATCGAACCCCGGATGGTGGACGGGTTCGTGGCCGGACTGCCCGTCGAGAGGTTTTTCGGTATCGGCGAGGTGACGGCCCGCAAGATGCACCGCCTGGGGATACGTACGGGGGCGGAGCTGCGCGAACGGTCGGAGGAGGAGCTGGTGCGTCATTTCGGCAAGGCGGGACATGCCTATTACGGTTATGCCCGGGGAATCGACCCGAGGGCGGTGGAGCCCAACCGCATCCGGAAATCGCTGGGAGCCGAAAACACCTTCGCCGAGGACACGGACGACCGGGAGCGGCTGCTCGCGGAGCTGGGGGCCGTGCGGGAGGAGGTGTGGCGGCGGGTGTCGAAATACGGTTTCCGGGGCAGGACCGTGGTGCTGAAACTCAAGTACGACGATTTCCGGCAGATCACCCGTTCGCACACGCTGCCCGGACCGGTGGAGACGCCGGAACAACTGGAACGGGTAGCCGGAGAGCTGCTCGGGGGTGTGGATTTCGGCGGTCGGAAGGTGCGTCTCGTCGGGCTGGCCGTGGCCAATGCCCCGGAGACGGCTCCCGTGTACGTGCAGCTGCGGTTCGATTTCGGCGAAGGGCCGGAGGAGAGGCCGGTGGGGGAAAGGTAG
- a CDS encoding 50S ribosomal protein L25/general stress protein Ctc: MQTLEIKAAKREAFGKKESKAVRAAGQVPCVIYGEGETIHFSVDEKALKPLIYTPNSYIVEFDIDGRKEKGVMREVQYHPVKDNVLHIDFYRVIPGKPVAIDIPVKLTGNSEGVKQGGKLILSKRKIRVNGTIENLPDELTVDVTTLGLGKSIFVGDLKFDNLDLLTPATTAVCAVRMTRAARGAADAAAKAQ; this comes from the coding sequence ATGCAGACACTGGAAATCAAAGCAGCCAAGCGCGAGGCGTTCGGCAAGAAGGAGAGCAAGGCCGTTCGTGCCGCAGGACAGGTTCCCTGCGTTATCTACGGCGAAGGCGAAACGATCCACTTCTCGGTGGACGAGAAGGCGCTCAAGCCGCTTATTTACACCCCCAACTCCTATATCGTGGAGTTCGACATCGACGGCAGGAAGGAGAAGGGCGTCATGCGCGAGGTGCAGTACCATCCCGTGAAGGACAACGTGCTCCACATCGACTTCTACCGCGTGATCCCGGGCAAACCCGTCGCCATCGACATTCCCGTAAAGCTGACCGGCAACTCGGAAGGCGTGAAGCAGGGCGGTAAGCTGATTCTGAGCAAGCGGAAAATCCGCGTGAACGGAACGATCGAGAATCTGCCCGACGAACTGACGGTGGACGTCACCACGCTCGGGTTGGGCAAGTCGATTTTCGTGGGCGATCTCAAATTCGATAACCTCGACCTGCTGACTCCGGCTACGACCGCCGTTTGTGCCGTGCGTATGACGCGTGCCGCACGCGGTGCCGCCGATGCCGCAGCCAAGGCGCAATAG
- a CDS encoding YncE family protein produces the protein MNARNTTYALLCGTALALLAASCDKGTEIREIWEDRYTDQKTDTVAVIDNYYLDGHVVLTADALGDGRPFGPVTLFLDGDDLFVANAGGGSVELFDARTLEHKRSYGNERTQARDVCAEGDHLFVAGGVNREVQLFDRHTGDYLTRLGTGSLGGNVSWAGNVAASRRFVFVRDSKERNVRVFDRETLSTAAAANNTVFARLSTDDYFLGHGEQPQTDPYDMAVIGDSLYAFLYQPDPALIYAWSLADIGSLKDAAPCTRTTLPSGRKIYSVAGNGEKVWVAMYRDGQPVLGEFTPEDFRRRNFERPLRSFTDDSRLRFPDRPMIAFHDERLLFPNGDRLEQWSIRNTPSYVLRPLAE, from the coding sequence ATGAACGCACGCAACACGACCTACGCCCTCCTCTGCGGCACGGCGCTGGCCCTGCTGGCGGCCTCCTGCGACAAGGGCACGGAAATCCGCGAAATCTGGGAAGACCGTTACACGGACCAGAAAACCGACACGGTCGCCGTGATCGACAACTATTACCTGGACGGACACGTCGTCCTCACGGCCGATGCGCTGGGCGACGGCCGTCCCTTCGGCCCCGTCACGCTCTTCCTCGACGGCGACGACCTCTTCGTGGCCAATGCAGGCGGCGGAAGCGTGGAGCTGTTCGACGCCCGCACGCTGGAGCACAAGCGCAGCTACGGAAACGAACGCACCCAGGCACGCGACGTCTGCGCCGAAGGCGACCACCTGTTCGTGGCCGGAGGCGTCAACCGCGAGGTGCAGCTGTTCGACCGGCACACCGGCGACTACCTGACCCGGCTGGGAACCGGCAGCCTGGGCGGCAACGTCTCCTGGGCCGGCAACGTGGCGGCATCCCGGCGGTTCGTATTCGTCCGGGATTCGAAGGAGCGCAACGTGCGGGTCTTCGACCGCGAAACGCTCTCGACCGCGGCCGCCGCCAACAACACGGTCTTCGCCCGCCTCTCCACCGACGACTACTTCCTCGGCCACGGGGAGCAGCCCCAGACCGACCCCTACGACATGGCCGTCATCGGCGACTCGCTCTACGCCTTCCTCTACCAGCCCGACCCGGCCCTGATCTACGCCTGGTCGCTCGCCGACATCGGTTCGCTGAAAGACGCGGCGCCCTGCACCCGCACGACGCTTCCCTCCGGCCGGAAAATCTACTCCGTAGCCGGAAACGGGGAGAAAGTCTGGGTGGCCATGTACCGGGACGGGCAGCCGGTCCTCGGGGAATTCACCCCGGAGGACTTCCGCAGACGCAATTTCGAACGCCCCCTGCGCTCCTTCACGGACGATTCACGCCTCCGGTTTCCCGACCGGCCGATGATCGCCTTCCACGACGAACGCCTGCTCTTCCCGAACGGCGACCGCCTGGAGCAATGGAGCATCCGCAACACCCCCTCCTACGTCCTCCGCCCCCTCGCGGAGTGA